ATCCATGTTCCTGGACTCAAGGTTGTCATGCCGTCCACGCCCTACGATGCGAAGGGACTGCTGATCTCGGCGATAGAGGACGACGATCCGGTAATATTCATAGAGCACAAGGGGCTCTACGCGGTTAAGGGTCCGGTTCCGGAGGAGCCCTACTCGATACCCCTCGGCGAGGCGGACGTGAAGAGGGAAGGAAAGGACGTGACGATAGTGGCAACGGCCGCAATGGTCCACAAGTCCTTGGAAGTTGCAGAGAAGCTCGCGGAGGAAGGTGTGAGCGTCGAGGTCGTTGACCCACGGTCGCTTGTACCCCTAGACACAGACACTATCTTGAACTCCATCAAGAAGACCGGAAGGCTGGTCGTTGTTGACGAGGGCTACCCGAGGGCGGGCTTCGCCACGGACATAGCGGCACTCGCCGCCAGCAGGGCCTTTGAGCACCTGAAGGCGCCGGTCAAGATAATCACACCGCCGGCGACCCCCGTTCCATTCAGCCCAGCCCTCGAAAACGAGTGGATACCCTCCGCAGAGAGAATAGAGAACGCGGTCAGGGAGGTTCTCTGACCTTCCCTTTTTTTTGGAGGCGAAACTATGCTGAAGGCCGCTTTCATGTTCGTTGCACCTGAAGCAAACCCTAGAGAGCACAGAGCGATCATTAGGACTCCAATGGTGGAACTCCACGTTGTCGGCGTCAAAAACTACGACGAGGCCTGTGAAGTTGCAAAAAAGCTCGTTGAGGATGGGATTGCGGCAATAGAGCTGTGCGGAGGTTTTGGTCATATCGGTGTTGCCAGAGTCGTTGAGGCCGTAGGAGGAAAGGTTCCTGTGGGGGTCGTGAG
The Thermococcus radiotolerans genome window above contains:
- a CDS encoding alpha-ketoacid dehydrogenase subunit beta; its protein translation is MAVVREITFAQALNEALDYEMGKDEKVVVMGEDVGLYGGIYGVTAGLYEKYGPERVRDTPIAESGFVGTAVGAAATGLLRPVVELMFIDFLGVTYDQIYNQAAKMRYMFGGKARIPMVLRTTCGAGFSAAAQHSQSLHALFIHVPGLKVVMPSTPYDAKGLLISAIEDDDPVIFIEHKGLYAVKGPVPEEPYSIPLGEADVKREGKDVTIVATAAMVHKSLEVAEKLAEEGVSVEVVDPRSLVPLDTDTILNSIKKTGRLVVVDEGYPRAGFATDIAALAASRAFEHLKAPVKIITPPATPVPFSPALENEWIPSAERIENAVREVL
- a CDS encoding DUF6506 family protein — encoded protein: MLKAAFMFVAPEANPREHRAIIRTPMVELHVVGVKNYDEACEVAKKLVEDGIAAIELCGGFGHIGVARVVEAVGGKVPVGVVRFDVHPGLEGKSGDSIFG